The Deltaproteobacteria bacterium genome window below encodes:
- the mnmA gene encoding tRNA 2-thiouridine(34) synthase MnmA, with protein MKIVCAMSGGVDSSIAAALLVEAGHEVLGMTMRLYDASARGRAGSCCSPAEIDQAREVCAQLGIGHWVVDERERFAAAVIEPFADDYAAGRTPNPCTRCNQSVKFAPLLTRARALGAERLATGHYARHEHGRLLRARDASKDQSYFLFAMGADALAQTLFPLGTWTKDEVRAKATALGLPNADAPDSQELCFVPDGDHGAVVQSRLAARGLATDMLAPGPVVDVDGRVLGRHDGIHRVTVGQRRGLHVPGTERRYVLRVVPESRTVVVGEANDAALTRLQVGELQRFALVDGEHRLLVQVRHRGQATPARVWVEGAQARVEFDAAQPGVAPGQAAVFYDDDAVVGGGWISAGSQR; from the coding sequence ATGAAGATCGTCTGCGCGATGTCCGGTGGCGTCGACTCCTCGATCGCCGCAGCGTTGCTGGTCGAGGCCGGCCACGAGGTGCTCGGCATGACCATGCGGCTGTACGACGCCAGCGCGCGCGGCCGCGCCGGCAGCTGCTGCTCGCCGGCCGAGATCGATCAGGCCCGCGAGGTCTGCGCGCAGCTCGGCATCGGGCACTGGGTGGTCGACGAGCGCGAGCGTTTCGCGGCCGCGGTGATCGAGCCCTTCGCCGACGACTACGCTGCCGGCCGCACGCCCAACCCGTGCACCCGCTGCAACCAGTCGGTGAAGTTCGCCCCGCTGCTGACGCGCGCGCGGGCGCTGGGCGCCGAGCGCCTCGCGACCGGGCACTACGCCCGCCACGAGCACGGACGGCTGCTGCGGGCCCGCGACGCCAGCAAGGACCAGAGCTACTTCCTGTTCGCGATGGGCGCCGACGCGCTCGCGCAGACACTGTTCCCGCTGGGCACGTGGACCAAGGACGAGGTCCGGGCCAAGGCCACCGCGCTGGGGCTGCCCAACGCGGACGCGCCCGACAGCCAGGAGCTGTGCTTCGTGCCCGATGGCGATCACGGCGCGGTGGTGCAGTCGCGGCTGGCGGCGCGCGGGCTCGCGACCGACATGCTCGCGCCGGGACCGGTGGTCGACGTCGACGGCCGCGTGCTCGGGCGCCACGACGGCATCCACCGCGTGACGGTCGGGCAGCGCCGCGGCCTGCATGTGCCTGGCACCGAGCGTCGCTACGTGCTGCGCGTCGTGCCCGAGTCGCGCACGGTGGTGGTCGGTGAGGCGAACGACGCCGCGCTGACGCGGCTGCAGGTCGGTGAGCTGCAACGCTTCGCGCTCGTCGACGGCGAGCATCGGTTGTTGGTGCAGGTGCGGCACCGCGGCCAGGCCACCCCCGCGCGGGTATGGGTCGAAGGCGCGCAGGCCCGCGTCGAGTTCGACGCGGCGCAGCCGGGCGTGGCCCCCGGGCAGGCCGCGGTGTTCTACGACGACGACGCGGTGGTCGGCGGCGGCTGGATCAGCGCGGGGTCCCAGCGCTGA
- a CDS encoding hydroxymethylglutaryl-CoA lyase, with translation MPAAVSIYEVGPRDGLQNEKAVLPTDRKLELIEGAVDAGVRRIEITSFVDPKWIPALADHAEVARGVHRRPEVAYSALVPNMRGLDAASRSGMHEVAVFMAASETHNRKNINKSTAEALSTYRVVVDEALARGMKVRGYVSCVYGCPYEGTVALDAVVRVAHGLLELGIYELSLGDTIGVGTPRQIEYVLRGLMRSGIDLGRLAVHFHDTRGTALANITVALQLGVRTIDSAIGGLGGCPYAPGASGNVATEDVVYMLQGMGIETGVDLDRLVAVSTRLSGYLGRELPSKYLKAHLGHCARIGRPV, from the coding sequence GTGCCCGCGGCGGTCTCGATCTACGAGGTCGGACCTCGCGACGGCCTGCAGAACGAGAAGGCGGTCCTGCCCACCGATCGCAAGCTCGAGCTCATCGAAGGCGCGGTCGATGCCGGCGTGCGCCGCATCGAGATCACCAGCTTCGTCGACCCCAAGTGGATCCCGGCGCTGGCCGATCACGCCGAGGTCGCCCGCGGTGTGCATCGCAGGCCCGAGGTGGCCTACAGCGCGCTGGTGCCCAACATGCGCGGGCTCGATGCGGCGTCGCGCAGCGGCATGCACGAGGTCGCGGTCTTCATGGCCGCGAGCGAGACCCACAACCGCAAGAACATCAACAAGAGCACCGCGGAGGCGCTGTCGACCTACCGTGTGGTGGTCGACGAGGCGCTCGCGCGCGGCATGAAGGTGCGCGGCTACGTCAGCTGCGTTTACGGCTGTCCCTACGAGGGCACCGTCGCGCTCGATGCGGTCGTGCGCGTCGCCCACGGCCTACTCGAGCTCGGCATCTACGAGCTCAGCCTGGGCGACACCATCGGCGTCGGCACGCCGCGACAGATCGAGTACGTGCTGCGCGGGCTCATGCGCTCGGGCATCGATCTCGGGCGTCTGGCCGTGCACTTCCACGACACCCGCGGCACCGCGCTGGCCAACATCACGGTCGCGCTGCAGCTGGGCGTGCGCACCATCGACAGCGCGATCGGTGGGCTCGGCGGCTGCCCCTACGCGCCCGGGGCCTCGGGCAATGTCGCGACCGAGGACGTGGTCTACATGCTGCAGGGCATGGGCATCGAGACCGGCGTCGATCTCGATCGCCTGGTGGCGGTGTCGACTCGCTTGAGCGGCTACCTCGGGCGCGAGCTGCCCAGCAAGTACCTGAAGGCGCACCTCGGGCACTGCGCTCGGATCGGCCGCCCGGTGTGA
- a CDS encoding flavin reductase family protein, translating into MLHDAIDAASLSARDAYQLLTDLVAPRPIAWVSTQDEHGHRNLAPFSFYQAVCSAPPMVLFSSSWHGDGRPKDTLRNILATGSFVVNHVDRPLAGAMNHTAGDFEAGVDEWAMVDAAGLGPLTPAPSHAVAPPRVAEAKAALECRLVHALPLGHGVHGRPSTTLVIGEVVWFWLQAGLRTADAQGRPQAIDTARLDSVGRLGGIAYTDTHGAFTMPRPPRPGTGKPPGTA; encoded by the coding sequence GTGCTGCATGACGCCATCGATGCCGCGAGCCTGTCGGCCCGCGACGCGTACCAGCTGCTGACCGACCTCGTCGCGCCGCGACCGATCGCGTGGGTCTCGACGCAGGACGAGCACGGCCACCGCAACCTCGCGCCGTTCTCGTTCTACCAGGCGGTCTGCTCGGCGCCGCCGATGGTGCTGTTCTCGTCGTCGTGGCACGGCGACGGTCGGCCCAAGGACACCCTTCGCAACATCCTCGCGACCGGCTCGTTCGTGGTCAACCATGTCGACCGGCCGTTGGCCGGCGCGATGAACCACACCGCGGGCGACTTCGAAGCGGGCGTCGACGAGTGGGCGATGGTCGATGCGGCCGGGCTCGGGCCGCTGACGCCGGCGCCGAGCCACGCGGTCGCGCCGCCGCGGGTGGCCGAGGCCAAGGCCGCGCTCGAGTGCCGACTCGTGCACGCGCTGCCGCTCGGGCACGGCGTGCACGGCCGCCCCTCGACCACGCTCGTGATCGGCGAGGTGGTGTGGTTCTGGCTGCAGGCGGGGCTGCGCACGGCCGATGCACAGGGACGCCCGCAGGCGATCGACACGGCGCGGCTCGACTCGGTCGGTCGCCTCGGCGGGATCGCGTACACTGACACCCACGGCGCCTTCACGATGCCGCGGCCACCGCGGCCCGGCACCGGCAAGCCCCCCGGCACCGCCTAG
- the tilS gene encoding tRNA lysidine(34) synthetase TilS, translated as MGATPARHPSIGAALGPLRRVLERAVPSPAAVVVGVSGGADSMAALGLLLLLRRRLGLTLVVAHVDHGLRQAGAAEAALVAAIARREGLRFTIDRLALGRGPDLAARARALRRDALRERAQQHGASALVLAHTATDQAETMLLQLARGTGLAGLAGMPAIEPLKPDAPARRLAEGARIVRPLLHLTREETRTLAARLALPFVDDPSNDDLRQPRARVRHGLLPLLSALNPAAVRHLANTAEIVAGSLPAADEIAVAPSVLSRRELRACSSAVRRRAIRALCRAHGLAADAVPHRVVADIDAALASVPGPRGWDLAGHRRLRADGDAVWIEHSGADGAEPPCAPTGPVVDGSSPTTGRADAGLQPLTHPNPAAILPEPGRSA; from the coding sequence GTGGGCGCGACGCCAGCACGACACCCCAGCATCGGCGCTGCGCTGGGCCCCCTGCGTCGCGTGCTCGAGCGCGCCGTACCCTCGCCGGCCGCCGTGGTGGTGGGCGTGTCCGGCGGCGCCGACTCGATGGCCGCGCTGGGCCTGCTGCTGCTGCTGCGCCGGCGCCTGGGGCTGACGTTGGTGGTCGCGCACGTCGATCACGGCCTCCGCCAAGCGGGCGCGGCCGAGGCGGCGTTGGTGGCCGCGATCGCACGACGCGAGGGCTTGCGGTTCACGATCGATCGCCTGGCGCTGGGGCGCGGGCCCGATCTGGCGGCGCGGGCCCGCGCGCTGCGGCGCGACGCGCTGCGCGAGCGGGCGCAGCAGCACGGGGCCTCGGCGCTCGTGCTCGCCCACACCGCGACCGATCAGGCCGAGACGATGCTGCTGCAGCTCGCCCGTGGCACCGGCCTCGCCGGCCTGGCGGGCATGCCGGCGATCGAGCCGCTGAAACCCGACGCGCCGGCGCGCCGTCTGGCCGAGGGAGCCCGCATCGTGCGTCCACTGCTGCACTTGACCCGCGAAGAGACCCGCACGCTGGCGGCTCGGCTCGCGCTGCCGTTCGTGGACGATCCCAGCAACGACGATCTCCGCCAGCCCCGCGCACGCGTGCGGCATGGCCTGCTGCCGCTGCTGAGCGCGTTGAACCCCGCGGCCGTGCGCCACCTGGCGAACACCGCGGAGATCGTCGCGGGCTCGCTCCCCGCCGCCGACGAGATCGCTGTGGCGCCCTCGGTGCTGTCGCGCAGGGAGCTGCGCGCGTGCTCGAGCGCCGTGCGGCGACGGGCGATCCGAGCGCTGTGTCGCGCGCACGGGCTCGCGGCCGACGCGGTGCCCCACCGCGTGGTGGCCGACATCGACGCCGCGCTGGCGTCGGTCCCCGGGCCACGCGGCTGGGACCTCGCGGGCCATCGTCGCCTGCGGGCCGACGGCGACGCGGTGTGGATCGAGCACAGCGGCGCCGACGGGGCCGAGCCGCCGTGTGCGCCCACGGGCCCGGTCGTGGATGGGTCCAGCCCCACCACGGGACGTGCCGATGCGGGCCTGCAACCATTGACCCACCCCAACCCGGCGGCTATCCTGCCCGAACCCGGTCGAAGCGCGTGA
- a CDS encoding TerB family tellurite resistance protein translates to MKAHIDTITDLLLGSAYADKRLEGGEIAAIEGMLCKLLAVDALPQAQKDRIAGFNPAKFDATAAAGRLRFESAENKRTVLELIASVSESDDEIDMAEDAYLRKVAAGMGISDADIADLAIEVLEDDELDGILKP, encoded by the coding sequence ATGAAAGCCCACATCGACACCATCACCGACCTGCTGTTGGGATCCGCCTACGCCGACAAGCGACTGGAGGGCGGCGAGATCGCGGCCATCGAAGGCATGCTGTGCAAGCTGCTCGCGGTCGACGCGCTGCCGCAGGCGCAGAAGGATCGCATCGCGGGCTTCAACCCCGCCAAGTTCGACGCCACCGCGGCCGCGGGTCGGCTGCGCTTCGAGTCGGCGGAGAACAAGCGCACCGTGCTCGAGCTCATCGCCAGCGTGAGCGAGTCGGACGACGAGATCGACATGGCCGAGGACGCCTACCTGCGCAAGGTCGCAGCCGGCATGGGCATCAGCGACGCCGACATCGCCGACCTCGCGATCGAGGTGCTCGAGGACGACGAGCTGGACGGCATCCTCAAGCCGTGA
- the ftsH gene encoding ATP-dependent zinc metalloprotease FtsH produces the protein MKQQTKTLLVWLGLIVAVLALANLFNTSQQVKTISYAKFVEQVDKEWNTFASTTLSIEVHPSHVDIAYEQDGQAYAVVGPATDELYLKLNEHHIDYRVEPEDDSSLLQFAIMWLPMILIVIIMVMFMRQMQAGGGKAMSFGKSKARLLTEHQGKITFKDVAGIDEAREEVEEIIDFLRDTRKYMRVGGRIPKGVLMMGPPGTGKTLLARAIAGEAGVSFFSISGSDFVEMFVGVGASRVRDLFEQGKKNAPCIIFIDEIDAVGRHRGAGLGGGHDEREQTLNQLLVEMDGFESNDGVILVAATNRPDVLDPALLRPGRFDRRIVVGLPDVRGREAILKVHTRKVPLEERIDLSVVARGTPGFSGADLENLVNEAALMAARENRDRVALRDFERAKDKVLMGAERKSVMISDEEKRTTAWHEAGHTLVAMMLPGEHVDPIHKVTIIPRGQALGVTQQLPVEDRHNIERRYAEARIAILMGGRIAEELALSGQQTTGAGNDIEVATSLARRMVCEWGMSDRLGPIAYGKNETEPFLGRELSRPQNYSEATAQAIDQEVRGIVMGQYERAKDLLATHRDALERLAKALIERESLGIEEVTACMQGVPMPPVEDPKVPPSKVATAGKPADERAVRPGLPVAEPT, from the coding sequence GTGAAACAACAGACCAAGACGCTGCTGGTATGGCTCGGCCTGATTGTGGCGGTGTTGGCGCTTGCCAACCTGTTCAACACCAGCCAGCAGGTGAAGACGATCAGCTACGCGAAGTTCGTGGAGCAGGTCGACAAGGAGTGGAACACCTTCGCTTCGACCACGCTGTCGATCGAAGTGCACCCCTCGCACGTCGACATCGCGTACGAGCAGGACGGCCAGGCCTACGCCGTGGTCGGGCCCGCGACCGACGAACTCTACCTCAAGCTCAACGAGCACCACATCGACTACCGCGTCGAGCCCGAGGACGACAGCAGCCTCCTGCAGTTCGCGATCATGTGGCTGCCGATGATCCTCATCGTGATCATCATGGTGATGTTCATGCGCCAGATGCAGGCCGGCGGCGGCAAGGCGATGAGCTTCGGCAAGTCGAAGGCGCGGCTGCTCACCGAGCACCAGGGCAAGATCACCTTCAAGGACGTCGCCGGCATCGACGAGGCCCGCGAAGAGGTCGAAGAGATCATCGATTTCCTCCGCGACACCCGCAAGTACATGCGGGTCGGCGGCCGCATCCCCAAGGGCGTGCTCATGATGGGCCCGCCCGGCACCGGCAAGACCTTGCTGGCGCGCGCCATCGCGGGCGAGGCCGGGGTCTCGTTCTTCAGCATCTCCGGCTCGGACTTCGTCGAGATGTTCGTCGGCGTCGGTGCCAGCCGCGTGCGCGACCTCTTCGAGCAGGGCAAGAAGAACGCCCCGTGCATCATCTTCATCGACGAGATCGACGCGGTCGGCCGCCACCGTGGCGCCGGCCTGGGCGGCGGTCACGACGAGCGCGAGCAGACGCTCAACCAGCTGCTCGTCGAGATGGACGGCTTCGAGAGCAACGACGGCGTGATCTTGGTCGCCGCGACCAACCGCCCCGACGTGCTCGATCCGGCGCTGCTGCGCCCCGGTCGCTTCGATCGCCGCATCGTCGTGGGCTTGCCCGACGTGCGCGGTCGCGAGGCGATCCTCAAGGTCCACACCCGCAAGGTCCCGCTCGAGGAGCGCATCGACCTGTCGGTGGTGGCCCGCGGGACCCCGGGCTTCTCGGGCGCCGACCTCGAGAACCTCGTCAACGAGGCCGCGCTCATGGCCGCCCGCGAGAACCGCGATCGCGTGGCGCTGCGGGACTTCGAGCGCGCCAAGGACAAGGTCCTGATGGGCGCCGAGCGCAAGAGCGTGATGATCTCCGACGAGGAGAAGCGCACCACCGCGTGGCACGAGGCCGGCCACACCCTGGTCGCGATGATGCTCCCCGGCGAGCACGTCGACCCGATCCACAAGGTCACCATCATCCCGCGCGGCCAGGCCCTGGGCGTCACGCAGCAGCTGCCGGTCGAGGACCGCCACAACATCGAGCGCCGCTACGCCGAGGCCCGCATCGCCATCCTGATGGGTGGTCGCATCGCCGAGGAGCTGGCGCTGTCGGGGCAGCAGACGACGGGCGCGGGCAACGACATCGAGGTCGCGACCTCGCTGGCCCGCCGCATGGTGTGCGAGTGGGGCATGAGCGATCGGCTCGGGCCGATCGCGTACGGCAAGAACGAGACCGAGCCGTTCCTCGGCCGCGAGCTGTCGCGGCCGCAGAACTACTCCGAGGCGACCGCGCAGGCGATCGACCAGGAGGTCCGCGGCATCGTGATGGGCCAGTACGAGCGCGCCAAGGATCTGCTGGCGACCCACCGCGACGCGCTCGAGCGCCTCGCCAAGGCGCTGATCGAGCGCGAGTCACTCGGCATCGAAGAGGTCACCGCGTGCATGCAGGGCGTGCCGATGCCGCCCGTCGAGGACCCGAAGGTGCCGCCGAGCAAGGTCGCCACCGCGGGCAAGCCGGCCGACGAGCGCGCGGTGCGTCCGGGCCTCCCGGTCGCCGAGCCGACCTGA
- the rnc gene encoding ribonuclease III — protein MRLPETLAALPDAAEPEVDAPPGGVAALAELQGRLGYAFARPSLLRAALTLGSWANEHPDAGWPSNACLEFFGDAVLGLLAADALWQRHPGLQEGELTRLRASVVSESSLFEVARSIDLGAFLWLGRGDDKLGGRQHRSTLADALEAVLGAVFLDARAQGLRAADEAAAVFTRLFDAALAGVDPDTALDPKTRLQHWAQARHRVAPSYVRLDVRGDEGPPRWRARVELRLGEAAPLVLGEGEGTSIREAERHAAEAALATLPAGT, from the coding sequence GTGCGTCTGCCCGAAACCCTCGCGGCCCTGCCGGATGCGGCCGAGCCCGAGGTCGATGCGCCGCCCGGCGGCGTGGCGGCGCTCGCGGAGCTGCAGGGGCGTCTCGGCTATGCCTTCGCGCGACCGAGTCTGCTGCGCGCGGCGCTGACGTTGGGCTCGTGGGCGAACGAGCACCCCGACGCGGGCTGGCCCAGCAACGCGTGCCTCGAGTTCTTCGGCGATGCCGTGCTCGGGTTGCTCGCCGCCGACGCACTGTGGCAGCGACACCCGGGCCTGCAAGAGGGCGAGTTGACGCGCCTGCGCGCGAGCGTGGTGTCGGAGTCGAGCCTGTTCGAGGTCGCGCGATCGATCGACCTCGGGGCGTTCCTGTGGCTCGGTCGCGGCGACGACAAGCTCGGGGGGCGGCAGCATCGCTCGACCCTCGCCGACGCACTGGAGGCGGTGCTCGGGGCGGTGTTCCTCGACGCCCGTGCACAGGGGTTGCGGGCCGCCGACGAGGCCGCCGCGGTGTTCACCCGGCTGTTCGACGCGGCGCTCGCGGGGGTCGATCCCGACACCGCGCTCGATCCGAAGACACGATTGCAGCACTGGGCGCAGGCGCGACACCGCGTGGCGCCGTCGTACGTGCGGCTCGACGTCCGCGGTGACGAGGGACCACCGCGCTGGCGCGCCCGCGTCGAGCTGCGGCTGGGTGAGGCGGCACCGCTGGTGCTCGGCGAGGGTGAGGGCACCAGCATCCGCGAGGCCGAGCGCCACGCCGCCGAGGCGGCGCTCGCGACCCTTCCGGCCGGCACCTGA
- a CDS encoding cysteine desulfurase, producing the protein MIDLDRNAGAPLRAEALAAMQAVWADRTLGNPSSVHRPGQRARALLERARRTIAATLGATPAEVVFTSGGTEADALAILGLSRGLRALGRPCGVACTAIEHPAVTAATRRLADDGVAVHTLAVDAQGRLVPDAVAETLAAQPEIGVLSITAAHHELGNVPPLAAIAAAVRARRPELLLHVDAVQAYGRLPLSRAALGADALSVSAHKLGGPVGIGALVVAREAPLAPLVIGGAQQHGRRGGTESVALAVGFAAAATAALATREHDQLRVRGLLERLRAIVQSAGGELLGDREHHVGNTALVRFDDCDAHTLMIALDLAGIVCSTGAACSSGTVEPSPVLRALGFDAAAARGALRFSLAPEHGDAELAQLAAVLPECLSRVRAAVHPAPRGTP; encoded by the coding sequence GTGATCGACCTGGATCGCAACGCCGGCGCGCCCCTGCGGGCCGAGGCCCTCGCGGCCATGCAGGCGGTGTGGGCCGATCGGACGCTGGGGAACCCCTCCAGTGTCCACCGGCCCGGACAGCGCGCGCGGGCCCTGCTCGAGCGGGCGCGGCGAACCATCGCCGCCACGTTGGGCGCGACGCCGGCGGAGGTGGTGTTCACCTCGGGCGGGACCGAGGCCGATGCGCTCGCGATCCTCGGGCTCTCGCGCGGGCTGCGTGCGCTCGGTCGGCCCTGCGGCGTGGCGTGCACGGCCATCGAACACCCCGCGGTCACGGCTGCGACGCGCCGGCTCGCCGACGATGGCGTCGCGGTGCACACCCTGGCGGTCGACGCCCAGGGCCGGCTCGTGCCCGACGCGGTCGCCGAGACCCTCGCCGCACAGCCCGAGATCGGCGTGCTGTCGATCACCGCCGCGCACCACGAGCTCGGCAACGTGCCGCCGCTGGCCGCGATCGCGGCGGCCGTGCGCGCGCGTCGGCCCGAGCTGTTGCTGCACGTCGACGCGGTGCAGGCTTACGGCCGGCTGCCACTGTCGCGCGCGGCGCTGGGGGCGGACGCGCTGTCGGTCTCGGCGCACAAGCTCGGTGGTCCGGTCGGCATCGGTGCGTTGGTGGTCGCCCGCGAGGCACCGCTGGCGCCGTTGGTGATCGGCGGCGCGCAGCAGCACGGGCGCCGCGGTGGCACCGAGTCGGTCGCGCTCGCGGTCGGCTTCGCGGCGGCCGCGACCGCAGCGCTGGCGACCCGCGAGCACGATCAGCTGCGCGTCCGCGGGTTGCTGGAGCGGCTGCGGGCGATCGTGCAGAGCGCTGGCGGCGAGCTGCTCGGCGATCGCGAGCATCACGTCGGCAACACCGCGCTGGTGCGCTTCGACGACTGCGACGCGCACACGCTGATGATCGCGCTCGATCTCGCGGGCATCGTGTGCTCGACCGGCGCCGCGTGTAGCTCGGGCACGGTGGAGCCCTCGCCGGTGCTGCGTGCGCTCGGCTTCGATGCCGCGGCGGCTCGCGGCGCGCTGCGCTTCTCGCTGGCCCCCGAGCACGGCGACGCGGAGCTGGCGCAGCTGGCCGCGGTGCTGCCCGAGTGCCTGTCGCGGGTGCGCGCCGCCGTGCACCCGGCGCCACGAGGAACCCCATGA